The following coding sequences lie in one Corallococcus macrosporus genomic window:
- a CDS encoding SDR family NAD(P)-dependent oxidoreductase — protein MSRDGTRGPTLSEGEKRELLIRLLQGRRPGARAQAIAIVGMSGRYPQAEKLDALWEHLKAGRSCISEVPASRWDWRRFHSEDPDAPESIYSRWGGFLADADAFDAAFFNLSPREADAMDPQERQFLEVAWATFEDAGYDVTAPSLDRDVGVFVGVMNGGYGWAASEAWHSGQRTAARSPFWSVANRVSYHLNLSGPSFAVDSACSSSFTALHLACESLRRGECRAAIAGGVNLILHPMHFHALTSMKMLSRGDACRAFGEGADGFVDGEGVGAVLLKTLDQALVDGDRIHAVILGSAVNAGGKTSGYTVPNPHAQQRVISRVLAETGVHARTLSYVEAHGTGTSLGDPIEVAALQRAFREHTQERGFCALGSLKANIGHLESAAGIAALTKVVLQLREGMLVPSPHSERPNPKIDFDASPFYVQRGLTEWRRPEVEEGGRVRQVPRRAGISSFGAGGANAHVLVEEYVAPPQRDEPASGPVVLVLSAKTQERLRVHARQVAAFLVENARARGQGARHAALADIAFTSQVGRQAMEERIAVVASTEEALADALQAFASEQPASTPVFHGRVRGLSDTGAQVPAEGADAEALARAWVAGARVDWRAALHAGRSRQRVSMPTYPFVRKRHWIGEHRAPTVQRAAEPVASAPAVSPPPTVQGATEPVIAAPAAVPPSAVPIRPTPSAAEVAPASPPPPRHEVPIVNRPKIQLRRPGQTSARETPREEAPAVPAEPVRAAEPEAIAPSAAPTVNPAEAQARSEGLKQTVKGALARVLFCEPGDIDEEKNFLELGLDSILMVELTKGLSQDLQLKLKVNKLYDHPSVLRLAEYLAAQVPAAASAPAPRASELDARAATPAPRAAEAVPRESIPTSPTAAQEPHRFIAPRAAGQEAHAASHATREPGSEARGGMPSTRAPEVTVRAPAAPVRVSEPAPRASEPVARTPEAPARVPTPVADRMRSPDTHALEAEPPPFHVTLKRKPVASAPEPTPAPAVAASTDVAIIGMSARFPGARNLDEYWEHLAAGVDSVTEIPPERWDVQRYYDPDPKKKDRSTSKWGGFLSDIDKFDPLFFSISPAEARLMDPQQRLFLQESWKALEDAGYSPEQLSKARCGVYVGVMNNDYNRLVGLADPDRSPALQLLGNSNSILAARIAYLLNLKGPALALDTACSSSLVATHLAVRSLLAGDVDLMLAGGVTLYITEDPYIQMSKAGMLSPNGRCRAFDDRADGFVPGEGVGVVVLKRLADALRDGDHVYGVIRGSGTNQDGKTNGISAPSSDAQTELELQVYQRAGISPETVTYVEAHGTGTKLGDPIEVEALTEAFSRYTDRKQFCFLGSVKSNLGHTSAAAGVAGLIKVLLSFQHRQLPPSLHFERQNSNIDFAATPFVVNTALRDWTVPGNGPRRAALSGFAFSGTNAHVLLEEPPARPAAPREARGTARLVVFSGKTEDALTRRLEDMATWLRRHGESHRLGDIAYTLLVGRAHHKVRTAFVVRSHRELLDGIEAALAGREVAYPFTSDPQDAARKVDPLLKELGRTLMAELTSPDAQAGEGAQEKLSSLASLYVKAAPLNWAALFSGPHLRVPLPTYPFAQERHWVTPVMGAALPEAPRTAEARTAPVRRRTVLEASSPLMADHRVNGASVLPGMAYLELAREAFAASHGEGPVSLSQVLWLQPCVLDGGQKVLWTTLEEKGGHALFEVRSGEGEDALLHCRGRIEAAVERAGSEPFALRPFQARSTNHIDGDVLNQRFARMGIHYGPTFRALREVWSDAREALGRLEGAAPRDSRWSLPPQLLDSAAQAVAALTSSSGALMLPFSLGGVDVRRPLPSSGSAYARVRMQDPARFDVALLDEQGEVCVELRDLGFRERKTRAQGFFYLPRWAEAPLLAQDRELGRAVIVAGADSLGLEDGLAAVHARAGVLRVRVGARTRREAEGRWEWSSADEAGVEAWWNEAGQPRRIYFLAGIDARAAALEDVEALEASQERGVLALFRMLKGLSRLGVLQQRLELVVVTADVFPVTGTEQARPSGASLHGLCKSLAKEHPQLAVSCIDVGARDVLNAPGVLVSQLVAEPEHKGRLNVALREGRRHVRQLVPARLEAGDGVLRQGGVYVIVGGLGGIGLALAEDLAGRFQARLVLTGRGPLTEAQRERIAAMEARGARVLHVRADVTRPASMRDVMAQAKARFGAVHGVVHSALVLRDAPIERMDAAAFVEAMDAKVRGSAVLAQVLKDEPLDFLVFFSSIQSFSGNAGQGNYAAASLFQDTFAGWLGRSARFPVSVVNWGYWGSVGAVTDPKYQRAMELRGVHSIEVAEGLEALRQVLASSAPQVVAFKGSPEALAKLGVSQEEPVAVAGRRQAQAREVRPPEPVRAPVEARPSPRPVPVRTGPSLAEVERRIGQLTSEALSVSSDVINPEVPFSDYGVDSITGAGMIERISEAFDLELPITVVFDYSSVRALARHILSLLDAAKPQEAAVVPPAREPEPAFVPPEPPPVFAPVQQVESPRPSLPMVPPPAPQSQPVREAPASRPSSRSIAVIGMSGRFPGAPDLDTFWKRLAAGDNLVGEIPKERWDIDAYYDADPRNLDATNCRYGAVLDDIDKFDAAFFNIAGREADLSDPQQRVFLEEAWKALEDAGYAARSMSEKRCGVYVGVDVGDYGLRMAQAGIKREAQAIWGNDTSILAARIAYFLNLKGPSMAINTACSSSLVSIHLACQSLLAGETEMALAGGVYVSTMPNFHIYASNAQMLSVDGKCKSFAAGANGFVPGEGVGVVVLKPLEAALRDGDQIHGVIRASAINQDGKTNGITAPSAASQTELEASVYEAAGCDAATITFVEAHGSGTRLGDPIEVKALTDAFRRWTDKRGYCALGSVKTNVGHTIAAAGIAGVLKVLLSLRHGAIPPSLHFDTPNEFIDFKNSPFVVNTRLKPWEPAPSAPRRAAVSSFGFSGTNAHLLIEAPPEQPAPSAVHGPQLLPLSARTPEALKAAATRLADFLRRQQPARPSQGRGDSSRIREALLEAAAGILDVPASALDPERPFEEAGFDVVQLAAFADEIGRRLDVEVRPRLFIECPTLASLERHLMERQRGAGVEVLPEGNPVSLSDVAYTLQVGREAMPERLAIVARDIREAIDALTRFAQGQTAAGLFTGKVDAALPLAGLLSEGRAGTAFLQVAMEERQLSTLAQLWSMGVELPWRTLHGGERPRKVSLPTYPFARVRHWFPESRPVTQEAASLLTPRVEQALRDSTVRELPPPASREDYERFNSLMLLGFFQRMGVFLRSGEQYTVDGLRSKLRVAPGYTRLFSALLNILARAGYVRLSGADVTTLPELDAAAPHLERQSLQARGERLVAQAPMTAPHVAIMWACSERYGEVLRGEIPATDLLFPQSSMRLMGPMYKGNPVADYFNALVADSLRQYVAERLAQLPDGGKIRILEVGAGTGGTTDLALKALSPYADRIVYTYTDVSRSFVQYGRENFRYGFMEYSVLDIEKDVVPQGYTAGAYDVVLAANVLHATEELRQTLRNVKTLLRPGGWLLLNEVTTVHDFSTVAFGLLPGWWRFKDDLRLQDAPLLSSEQWRSVLSAEGFPKVVVLGHPDQHRSDLGQNIIIGERDRRSLATAARTLVAAPAVVTNGHASVGQGTPVSTPRGARPDLESVIASCVEAVVANGAVQLDPSKPFQDFGVDSIFAVSIIERINAALGIALRSTDLFNYASVSKLAEHIRATFPAAEPGARSAPAPEPVSPAAPIVVQAKPEPAPAAGDDGLLGLLDRIEAGELNLDAVERFVGGAS, from the coding sequence GTGAGTCGAGACGGAACCAGAGGCCCGACGCTGTCGGAGGGGGAGAAGAGGGAGCTGCTGATCCGCCTGCTTCAGGGCCGCCGTCCGGGGGCCCGCGCCCAGGCCATTGCCATCGTGGGAATGAGCGGCCGCTATCCGCAGGCCGAAAAGCTTGACGCACTGTGGGAGCACCTGAAGGCCGGCCGCAGCTGCATCAGCGAAGTCCCCGCCTCGCGCTGGGATTGGCGGCGCTTTCACTCGGAAGACCCGGACGCGCCGGAGTCCATCTACAGCCGGTGGGGCGGGTTCCTCGCGGACGCGGACGCGTTCGACGCGGCGTTCTTCAACCTCTCTCCGCGCGAAGCCGACGCGATGGATCCGCAGGAGCGGCAGTTCCTGGAGGTGGCGTGGGCCACCTTCGAGGACGCGGGCTATGACGTGACCGCGCCGTCGCTGGACCGCGACGTGGGCGTGTTCGTGGGGGTGATGAACGGCGGCTACGGCTGGGCGGCGTCGGAGGCGTGGCACTCCGGGCAGCGGACCGCCGCGCGCAGCCCGTTCTGGTCCGTGGCCAACCGCGTCTCGTACCACCTCAACCTGTCCGGCCCCAGCTTCGCGGTGGACTCGGCCTGCTCGTCGTCCTTCACGGCGCTGCACCTGGCGTGTGAGAGCCTGCGTAGGGGCGAGTGCCGCGCGGCGATCGCGGGAGGGGTGAACCTCATCCTCCACCCGATGCACTTCCACGCCCTCACCAGCATGAAGATGCTGTCCCGGGGGGATGCGTGCCGCGCCTTCGGAGAGGGCGCGGACGGCTTCGTGGACGGCGAGGGCGTGGGCGCCGTCCTCTTGAAGACGCTGGATCAGGCGCTGGTCGACGGGGACCGGATCCACGCGGTCATCCTCGGCAGCGCGGTCAACGCCGGGGGCAAGACGAGCGGCTACACCGTCCCGAATCCGCACGCGCAGCAGCGGGTCATCTCCCGAGTGCTGGCGGAGACCGGCGTCCACGCGCGCACGCTGAGCTACGTGGAGGCGCACGGGACGGGCACGTCGCTGGGGGACCCCATCGAGGTGGCCGCGCTCCAGCGCGCGTTCCGCGAGCACACGCAGGAGCGGGGCTTCTGCGCGCTGGGGTCGCTGAAGGCGAACATCGGGCACCTGGAGTCCGCGGCGGGCATCGCGGCGCTGACCAAGGTCGTGCTCCAGCTGCGTGAGGGGATGCTCGTCCCGTCGCCGCACTCGGAGCGCCCCAACCCGAAGATCGACTTCGACGCGTCGCCCTTCTACGTGCAGCGCGGGCTGACGGAGTGGCGCAGGCCGGAGGTGGAGGAGGGCGGGCGCGTACGGCAGGTGCCGCGCCGGGCGGGGATCAGCTCCTTCGGAGCGGGCGGGGCGAACGCGCACGTCCTGGTCGAGGAGTACGTGGCGCCGCCCCAGCGGGACGAGCCCGCGTCCGGGCCGGTGGTGCTGGTGCTCTCCGCGAAGACCCAGGAGCGGCTCCGGGTCCATGCGCGGCAGGTGGCGGCGTTCCTGGTGGAGAACGCGCGGGCGCGCGGCCAGGGGGCGCGTCACGCGGCGCTGGCGGACATCGCCTTCACGTCGCAGGTGGGACGGCAGGCGATGGAGGAGCGGATCGCCGTCGTGGCATCGACGGAGGAGGCGCTGGCGGACGCGCTCCAGGCCTTCGCTTCCGAGCAGCCTGCTTCGACGCCGGTCTTCCACGGCCGTGTCCGGGGGCTTTCGGATACGGGCGCGCAGGTCCCGGCGGAGGGGGCTGACGCCGAAGCGCTGGCGCGTGCCTGGGTGGCGGGTGCGCGCGTGGACTGGCGGGCGGCCCTGCATGCGGGGCGTTCGCGGCAGCGCGTGTCGATGCCGACGTATCCGTTCGTGAGGAAGCGTCACTGGATTGGCGAGCACCGAGCGCCCACGGTCCAGCGCGCGGCGGAGCCCGTCGCTTCCGCGCCCGCCGTGTCGCCCCCGCCCACGGTCCAGGGCGCGACGGAGCCCGTGATCGCCGCGCCCGCCGCTGTCCCGCCGTCCGCCGTCCCCATCCGGCCCACGCCTTCCGCCGCGGAGGTCGCTCCGGCGTCCCCGCCGCCCCCCCGACATGAGGTCCCCATCGTGAACAGACCCAAGATCCAGTTGCGTCGTCCCGGGCAGACCTCCGCGAGGGAGACGCCGCGCGAGGAGGCTCCCGCGGTCCCTGCCGAGCCCGTCCGCGCCGCCGAGCCTGAAGCCATCGCGCCGTCGGCTGCGCCCACGGTGAATCCGGCGGAGGCCCAGGCCCGTTCGGAAGGTCTCAAGCAGACCGTGAAGGGGGCGCTGGCGCGCGTGCTCTTCTGCGAGCCCGGCGACATCGACGAGGAGAAGAACTTCCTCGAACTGGGGCTGGATTCGATCCTGATGGTGGAGCTGACCAAGGGGTTGAGCCAGGACCTCCAGCTCAAGCTCAAGGTCAACAAGCTCTACGACCACCCGTCGGTCCTCCGGCTCGCCGAGTACCTGGCCGCGCAGGTCCCCGCCGCCGCGTCGGCACCCGCGCCGCGTGCCTCCGAGTTGGACGCGCGTGCCGCCACCCCCGCGCCGCGTGCCGCCGAGGCGGTCCCTCGCGAGTCCATCCCTACGTCGCCAACCGCGGCGCAGGAGCCCCACAGGTTCATCGCTCCGCGCGCTGCCGGACAGGAGGCCCACGCGGCCAGCCACGCGACGCGTGAGCCCGGATCCGAGGCTCGCGGTGGCATGCCGTCGACGCGTGCCCCCGAGGTGACTGTCCGCGCTCCCGCCGCGCCGGTTCGTGTGTCCGAGCCTGCGCCTCGCGCTTCGGAACCTGTGGCTCGCACGCCCGAAGCTCCGGCGCGTGTGCCCACTCCGGTGGCTGACCGCATGCGCTCACCTGACACGCACGCGCTGGAGGCCGAGCCTCCTCCGTTCCATGTGACGCTGAAGCGCAAGCCGGTGGCGAGCGCTCCCGAGCCCACTCCGGCTCCCGCCGTGGCCGCGTCCACCGACGTCGCCATCATCGGCATGTCCGCGCGCTTCCCGGGCGCCCGGAACCTGGACGAGTACTGGGAGCACCTGGCGGCAGGCGTGGACTCGGTGACGGAGATCCCTCCGGAGCGCTGGGACGTCCAGCGCTACTACGATCCGGATCCGAAGAAGAAGGACCGCTCCACCAGCAAGTGGGGCGGCTTCCTGTCGGACATCGACAAGTTCGACCCGCTCTTCTTCAGCATCTCCCCGGCCGAAGCCCGGCTGATGGACCCACAGCAGCGCCTGTTCCTCCAGGAGTCCTGGAAGGCGCTGGAGGACGCGGGCTACTCGCCGGAGCAGCTCAGCAAGGCCCGCTGCGGCGTCTACGTCGGGGTGATGAACAACGACTACAACCGGCTCGTGGGCCTGGCGGATCCCGACCGCAGCCCCGCGCTCCAGCTGCTGGGCAACTCCAACTCCATCCTCGCCGCGCGCATCGCGTACCTCCTGAACCTCAAGGGGCCCGCGCTGGCGCTGGACACCGCCTGCTCGTCGTCGCTCGTGGCCACGCACCTGGCCGTGCGCAGCCTGCTCGCGGGTGACGTGGACCTCATGCTCGCGGGCGGCGTGACGCTCTACATCACCGAGGATCCGTACATCCAGATGAGCAAGGCCGGCATGCTCTCGCCCAACGGGCGCTGCCGAGCCTTCGACGACCGGGCGGACGGCTTCGTCCCCGGCGAGGGCGTGGGCGTCGTCGTCCTCAAGCGGCTCGCGGACGCGCTGCGCGACGGCGACCACGTGTACGGCGTCATCCGGGGCTCCGGGACCAACCAGGACGGCAAGACGAACGGCATCTCCGCGCCCAGCTCGGACGCGCAGACGGAGCTGGAGCTCCAGGTCTACCAGCGCGCCGGCATCAGCCCGGAGACCGTGACGTACGTGGAGGCGCACGGCACGGGCACGAAGCTGGGCGACCCCATCGAGGTGGAGGCGCTCACGGAGGCCTTCTCGCGCTACACCGACCGCAAGCAGTTCTGCTTCCTCGGGTCGGTGAAGTCGAACCTGGGCCACACGTCCGCCGCCGCGGGAGTCGCCGGCCTCATCAAGGTCCTGCTGTCCTTCCAGCACCGGCAACTGCCGCCCTCGCTCCACTTCGAGCGGCAGAACAGCAACATCGACTTCGCCGCGACGCCGTTCGTCGTGAACACCGCCCTGCGGGACTGGACTGTTCCCGGCAACGGTCCCCGGCGCGCGGCCCTCAGCGGCTTCGCCTTCAGCGGCACCAACGCGCACGTCCTCCTGGAGGAGCCCCCCGCACGGCCCGCCGCGCCCCGGGAGGCGAGGGGCACCGCGCGCCTGGTCGTCTTCTCCGGCAAGACGGAGGACGCCCTGACGCGGCGGCTGGAGGACATGGCCACCTGGCTGCGCCGCCACGGTGAGTCGCACCGGCTGGGCGACATCGCCTACACGCTGCTCGTAGGCCGGGCCCACCACAAGGTCCGCACGGCGTTCGTGGTGCGCAGCCACCGCGAATTGCTCGACGGCATCGAGGCGGCCCTGGCCGGCCGCGAGGTGGCGTACCCGTTCACGTCGGATCCGCAGGACGCGGCGCGGAAGGTGGATCCGCTCCTCAAGGAGCTGGGGCGGACGCTGATGGCGGAGCTGACCTCGCCGGACGCACAGGCCGGGGAAGGGGCCCAGGAGAAGCTCTCCTCACTGGCGTCGCTCTACGTGAAGGCCGCGCCGCTGAACTGGGCCGCGCTGTTCTCCGGCCCGCACCTGCGCGTGCCGCTGCCCACGTATCCCTTCGCGCAGGAGCGTCACTGGGTCACGCCCGTCATGGGCGCGGCCCTTCCCGAAGCGCCCCGGACGGCGGAGGCGCGGACGGCGCCCGTCCGTCGCCGCACGGTGCTGGAGGCCTCGTCGCCGCTGATGGCGGATCACCGCGTGAACGGCGCGAGCGTGCTGCCGGGCATGGCCTACCTCGAACTGGCGCGTGAGGCCTTCGCGGCCTCGCACGGCGAGGGGCCGGTGTCACTCTCGCAGGTGCTCTGGCTCCAGCCCTGCGTCCTCGACGGTGGGCAGAAGGTGCTGTGGACCACGCTGGAGGAGAAGGGCGGCCACGCGCTCTTCGAGGTCCGCTCCGGCGAGGGCGAGGACGCACTCCTGCACTGCCGGGGACGCATCGAGGCGGCGGTGGAGCGCGCCGGGAGTGAGCCGTTCGCGCTCCGTCCGTTCCAGGCCCGGAGCACGAACCACATCGACGGCGACGTGCTGAACCAGCGCTTCGCCCGGATGGGGATCCACTACGGCCCCACCTTCCGCGCCCTGCGCGAGGTATGGAGCGACGCACGCGAGGCCCTGGGCCGCCTGGAGGGCGCCGCGCCGCGGGACAGCCGCTGGAGCCTTCCGCCGCAGCTGCTGGACTCCGCCGCGCAGGCCGTGGCCGCGCTCACGTCGTCGTCCGGCGCGCTGATGCTGCCCTTCTCACTGGGCGGCGTGGACGTGCGTCGCCCGCTGCCTTCGTCAGGCAGTGCGTACGCACGCGTGCGGATGCAGGACCCCGCGCGCTTCGACGTCGCGCTGCTGGATGAGCAGGGCGAGGTGTGCGTCGAGCTGCGGGACCTGGGCTTCCGCGAGCGCAAGACGCGGGCACAGGGCTTCTTCTACCTGCCTCGCTGGGCGGAGGCGCCGCTGCTGGCGCAGGACCGGGAGCTGGGGCGCGCGGTCATCGTCGCGGGAGCGGACAGCCTGGGCCTGGAGGACGGCCTGGCGGCGGTCCACGCACGCGCGGGCGTGCTGCGGGTCCGCGTGGGAGCGCGCACGCGGCGCGAAGCCGAGGGCCGCTGGGAGTGGTCCAGCGCGGATGAGGCCGGCGTCGAGGCGTGGTGGAACGAGGCCGGGCAGCCCCGGCGGATCTACTTCCTCGCGGGCATCGACGCGCGGGCGGCCGCGCTGGAGGACGTGGAGGCGCTGGAGGCCAGCCAGGAGCGCGGTGTCCTGGCGCTGTTCCGGATGCTCAAGGGCCTGTCGCGGCTGGGCGTGCTCCAGCAGCGCCTGGAGCTGGTGGTCGTCACCGCGGACGTGTTCCCCGTCACCGGCACGGAGCAGGCGCGTCCGTCCGGCGCGAGCCTCCACGGCCTGTGCAAGTCGCTGGCGAAGGAGCACCCGCAGCTGGCGGTGAGCTGCATCGACGTGGGCGCGCGTGACGTGCTCAACGCCCCGGGCGTCCTCGTCTCCCAACTGGTCGCGGAGCCGGAGCACAAGGGCCGTCTGAATGTGGCGCTGCGCGAGGGGCGCCGTCATGTCCGGCAGCTCGTCCCCGCGCGGCTGGAGGCAGGGGACGGCGTCCTGCGCCAGGGCGGCGTCTACGTCATCGTCGGAGGCCTGGGCGGCATCGGGCTGGCGCTCGCGGAGGATCTGGCCGGGCGCTTCCAGGCGCGGCTGGTCCTCACTGGCCGCGGCCCCCTGACGGAAGCACAGCGCGAGCGCATCGCGGCCATGGAGGCGCGCGGAGCCCGCGTGCTTCACGTCCGCGCGGACGTCACGCGCCCCGCGAGCATGCGGGACGTGATGGCCCAGGCGAAGGCGCGCTTCGGGGCGGTCCATGGCGTGGTGCACTCCGCGCTGGTCCTCCGCGACGCGCCCATCGAGCGCATGGACGCGGCGGCGTTCGTGGAGGCGATGGACGCCAAGGTCCGGGGCAGCGCGGTGCTGGCCCAGGTGCTGAAGGACGAGCCGCTCGACTTCCTGGTGTTCTTCTCGTCCATCCAGTCCTTCTCGGGGAACGCGGGGCAGGGCAACTACGCCGCGGCCTCCCTGTTCCAGGACACCTTCGCCGGGTGGCTGGGCCGCTCCGCGCGCTTCCCCGTGAGCGTCGTCAACTGGGGCTACTGGGGCTCCGTGGGCGCCGTCACGGATCCGAAGTACCAGCGCGCCATGGAGCTGCGAGGCGTGCACTCCATCGAGGTCGCCGAGGGCCTGGAGGCCCTGCGCCAGGTGCTCGCGAGCAGCGCGCCCCAGGTGGTCGCCTTCAAGGGCAGCCCGGAGGCGCTGGCCAAGCTGGGCGTCTCTCAAGAAGAGCCCGTCGCGGTCGCGGGCCGCCGTCAGGCGCAGGCGCGTGAGGTCCGGCCTCCGGAGCCGGTCCGCGCGCCCGTGGAGGCACGTCCGTCGCCGAGGCCGGTGCCCGTACGGACGGGGCCGTCGCTCGCGGAGGTGGAGCGCCGCATCGGCCAGCTCACCAGCGAGGCGCTGAGCGTCAGCTCCGACGTCATCAACCCGGAGGTCCCGTTCTCGGACTACGGCGTCGACTCCATCACCGGCGCCGGGATGATCGAACGGATCAGCGAGGCGTTCGACCTCGAGCTGCCCATCACGGTCGTCTTCGACTACTCGAGCGTCCGCGCCCTGGCCCGCCACATCCTGTCGCTCCTCGACGCGGCGAAGCCCCAGGAGGCCGCCGTGGTGCCGCCCGCGCGTGAGCCCGAACCGGCCTTCGTCCCGCCGGAACCGCCGCCCGTGTTCGCGCCGGTTCAGCAGGTGGAATCTCCGAGGCCGTCCCTCCCGATGGTGCCGCCTCCCGCGCCCCAGTCGCAGCCGGTGCGTGAGGCCCCCGCGTCCCGTCCGTCCTCGCGCTCCATCGCCGTCATCGGCATGTCCGGGCGCTTCCCCGGCGCGCCGGACCTGGACACCTTCTGGAAGCGGCTGGCCGCGGGCGACAACCTCGTCGGCGAGATTCCCAAGGAACGCTGGGACATCGACGCGTACTACGACGCGGATCCGCGCAACCTCGATGCGACGAACTGCCGCTACGGCGCCGTGCTCGATGACATCGACAAGTTCGACGCGGCCTTCTTCAACATCGCGGGGCGCGAGGCGGACCTGTCCGACCCGCAGCAGCGCGTGTTCCTGGAGGAGGCGTGGAAGGCGCTGGAGGACGCGGGCTACGCGGCCCGGTCCATGTCGGAGAAGCGCTGCGGCGTCTACGTCGGCGTCGACGTGGGCGACTACGGCTTGCGCATGGCCCAGGCCGGCATCAAGCGCGAGGCCCAGGCCATCTGGGGCAACGACACGTCCATCCTCGCGGCGCGCATCGCGTACTTCCTCAACCTGAAGGGCCCGAGCATGGCCATCAACACGGCCTGCTCCTCGTCGCTGGTGTCCATCCACCTGGCCTGCCAGAGCCTGCTCGCTGGTGAGACGGAGATGGCGCTCGCGGGCGGCGTCTACGTCTCCACGATGCCCAACTTCCACATCTACGCGAGCAACGCGCAGATGCTGTCGGTGGACGGCAAGTGCAAGTCGTTCGCCGCGGGTGCCAACGGCTTCGTGCCGGGCGAGGGCGTGGGCGTCGTCGTCCTCAAGCCGCTGGAGGCGGCGCTGCGCGACGGCGATCAGATCCACGGCGTCATCCGCGCCTCCGCCATCAACCAGGACGGCAAGACGAACGGCATCACCGCGCCCAGCGCCGCGTCGCAGACGGAGCTGGAAGCCTCCGTCTACGAGGCGGCGGGCTGCGACGCGGCGACCATCACCTTCGTGGAGGCCCACGGCTCGGGCACGCGCCTGGGCGACCCCATCGAGGTCAAGGCGCTCACGGACGCGTTCCGGCGCTGGACGGACAAGCGCGGCTACTGCGCGCTCGGCTCGGTGAAGACGAACGTCGGGCACACCATCGCCGCGGCCGGCATCGCGGGCGTGCTGAAGGTGCTGCTGTCGCTGCGGCACGGGGCCATCCCTCCGTCGCTCCACTTCGACACGCCCAACGAGTTCATCGACTTCAAGAACAGTCCCTTCGTCGTCAACACGCGGCTGAAGCCCTGGGAGCCCGCGCCCTCCGCGCCGCGCAGGGCCGCCGTCAGCTCCTTCGGCTTCAGCGGCACCAACGCGCACCTGCTCATCGAAGCCCCGCCCGAGCAGCCCGCGCCGTCCGCCGTGCACGGCCCTCAGCTCCTGCCGCTGTCGGCCCGGACGCCAGAGGCCCTGAAGGCCGCCGCCACGAGGCTGGCGGACTTCCTGCGCCGTCAGCAGCCCGCCCGCCCCAGCCAGGGCAGGGGAGACAGCTCGCGCATCCGCGAGGCGCTGCTGGAAGCCGCCGCGGGCATCCTGGACGTCCCGGCCTCGGCGCTGGATCCGGAGCGTCCCTTCGAGGAGGCCGGCTTCGACGTCGTCCAGCTCGCGGCGTTCGCGGATGAGATTGGCCGCCGGCTGGACGTCGAGGTGCGCCCGCGCCTCTTCATCGAGTGCCCGACCCTGGCGTCGCTGGAGCGGCACCTGATGGAGCGTCAGCGCGGCGCTGGCGTGGAGGTCCTGCCGGAGGGCAATCCCGTCTCGCTCTCCGACGTGGCGTACACCCTCCAGGTGGGCCGCGAGGCGATGCCGGAGCGTCTGGCGATCGTGGCCCGGGACATCCGCGAGGCCATCGACGCGCTGACTCGCTTCGCCCAGGGACAGACGGCTGCCGGCCTCTTCACCGGCAAGGTGGACGCGGCCCTGCCGCTCGCGGGCCTCCTCTCCGAGGGCCGTGCCGGTACGGCCTTCCTCCAGGTCGCGATGGAGGAGCGTCAGCTCTCCACGCTGGCGCAGCTCTGGAGCATGGGCGTGGAGCTGCCCTGGCGCACGCTCCACGGCGGCGAGCGGCCCCGGAAGGTGTCGCTGCCCACGTACCCGTTCGCCCGGGTGCGCCACTGGTTCCCGGAGTCGCGCCCCGTCACGCAGGAGGCCGCGTCGCTGCTCACGCCGCGCGTGGAGCAGGCGCTGCGCGACAGCACGGTGCGCGAGCTGCCTCCGCCCGCGAGCCGCGAGGACTACGAGCGCTTCAACTCGCTCATGCTGCTGGGCTTCTTCCAGCGCATGGGGGTCTTCCTCCGCTCGGGTGAGCAGTACACGGTGGACGGCCTGCGCTCGAAGCTCCGCGTCGCGCCGGGCTACACGCGCCTGTTCTCCGCGCTGCTGAACATCCTGGCCCGGGCCGGCTACGTGCGCTTGAGCGGCGCGGACGTCACCACGCTGCCGGAGCTGGACGCGGCCGCGCCGCACCTGGAGCGGCAGAGCCTGCAGGCGCGCGGTGAGCGGCTGGTCGCGCAGGCCCCGATGACCGCTCCGCACGTGGCCATCATGTGGGCGTGCTCGGAGCGCTACGGCGAGGTGCTGCGCGGGGAGATCCCCGCCACGGACCTGCTGTTCCCGCAGTCGTCGATGCGGCTGATGGGGCCCATGTACAAGGGCAACCCCGTCGCGGACTACTTCAACGCGCTGGTCGCCGACAGCCTGCGCCAGTACGTCGCCGAGCGGCTCGCGCAGCTGCCCGACGGCGGGAAGATCCGCATCCTGGAGGTGGGCGCCGGCACGGGCGGGACCACGGACCTGGCCCTGAAGGCGCTGAGCCCGTACGCGGACCGCATCGTCTACACGTACACGGACGTGTCGCGTTCGTTCGTCCAGTACGGCCGCGAGAACTTCCGCTACGGGTTCATGGAGTACTCGGTGCTGGACATCGAGAAGGACGTGGTGCCGCAGGGCTATACGGCGGGCGCCTACGACGTGGTGCTCGCCGCCAACGTCCTGCACGCGACCGAGGAGCTGCGCCAGACGCTGCGCAACGTGAAGACGCTGCTGCGCCCCGGAGGCTGGCTGCTCCTCAACGAGGTCACCACCGTGCACGACTTCTCCACGGTGGCCTTCGGCCTGCTGCCCGGCTGGTGGCGCTTCAAGGACGACCTGCGGCTCCAGGACGCGCCGCTGCTGAGCAGTGAGCAGTGGCGGTCCGTGCTGAGCGCGGAGGGCTTCCCGAAGGTCGTCGTGCTGGGCCACCCGGATCAGCACCGCTCCGACCTGGGACAGAACATCATCATCGGTGAGCGTGACCGCCGGAGCCTCGCCACCGCAGCGAGAACTCTGGTAGCGGCGCCGGCCGTTGTCACGAATGGCCATGCCAGCGTGGGGCAGGGGACCCCGGTCTCCACTCCGAGGGGCGCACGGCCGGACCTGGAATCGGTGATCGCCTCGTGCGTGGAGGCCGTCGTGGCGAACGGCGCCGTGCAGTTGGATCCGTCCAAACCGTTCCAGGACTTCGGCGTGGACTCCATCTTCGCCGTCAGCATCATCGAGCGCATCAACGCGGCGCTCGGCATCGCGCTGCGCTCCACGGACCTCTTCAACTACGCGAGCGTCTCGAAGCTGGCCGAGCACATCCGCGCCACCTTCCCGGCCGCCGAGCCGGGAGCACGGTCCGCGCCAGCGCCTGAGCCTGTCTCTCCAGCGGCGCCCATCGTCGTGCAGGCGAAGCCCGAACCGGCACCGGCCGCCGGTGACGACGGACTCCTGGGCCTGCTGGACCGCATCGAGGCGGGCGAGCTGAACCTCGACGCGGTGGAGCGCTTCGTGGGGGGCGCGTCATGA